Proteins co-encoded in one Seriola aureovittata isolate HTS-2021-v1 ecotype China chromosome 1, ASM2101889v1, whole genome shotgun sequence genomic window:
- the ctr9 gene encoding RNA polymerase-associated protein CTR9 homolog: protein MSRGSIEIPLRDTDEVIELDFDQLPEGDEVISILKQEHTQLHIWIALALEYYKQGKTEDFVKLLEAARIDGNLDYRDHEKDQMTCLDTLAAYYVQQARKEKNKDAKKELITQATLLYTMADKIIMYDQNHLLGRACFCLLEGDKMDQADAQFHFVLNQSTNNIPALLGKACISFNKKDYRGALAYYKKALRTNPGCPAEVRLGMGHCFVKLNKLEKARLAFGRALELNSKCVGALVGLAVLELNNKEADSIKNGVQLLSRAYTIDPSNPMVLNHLANHFFFKKDYSKVQHLALHAFHNTEVEAMQAESCYQLARSFHVQEDYDQAFQYYYQATQFASSTFVLPFFGLGQMYVYRRDKENAAQCFEKVLKAYPNNYETMKILGSLYATSDDQEKRDIAKGHLKKVTEQYPDDVEAWIELAQILEQTDIQGALSAYGTATRILQEKVQADVPPEILNNLGALHFRLGNLGEAKKYFLASLDRAKAEGEHDEHYYNAISVTTSYNLARLYEAMCEFHEAEKLYKNILREHPNYVDCYLRLGAMARDKGNFYEASDWFKEALQINQDHPDAWSLIGNLHLAKQEWGPGQKKFERILKQPSTQNDTYSMLALGNVWLQTLHQPTRDREKEKRHQDRALAIYKQVLRNDAKNLYAANGIGAVLAHKGYFREARDVFAQVREATADISDVWLNLAHIYVEQKQYISAVQMYENCLKKFYKYQNTEVLLYLARALFKCGKLQECKQMLLKARHVAPSDTVLMFNVALVLQRLATLVLKDEKSNLKAVLSAVKELELAHRYFSYLSKAGDKMRFDLALAASEARQCSDLLSQAQYHVARARKQDEEEKELRAKQEQERDLLRQQLLKEQEEKRNREAEEQKKLLEQRALYVEKTKNLLTFAEGSKEMAKEKKKGGGGGGRRKKGGDMDEFVNDDSDEDLPIRKKKKRKGGSGSEQEEVEDGEKKKKKRRRPAKAGGEDESDDEEGGSRSKKQRKPKERKRIEKPQPERLPPSLKGKIKSKAIISSSESSSDEDGLKIAEDRHQRDSGSGSDDEGGHRKRIASDSESDGGRNRSGSEAGSPRRSAGSEDDDSGSDRPVKKRRIQRQSDSEQSDNESKRSRSGSDEESRPGSPVAASDRGSDRVSEAGSDNEGSPRRSDNGSEPEASNNDEDSD from the exons ATGTCTCGGGGCTCCATTGAGATCCCTCTGCGGGACACCGATGAG GTTATCGAGCTTGACTTCGATCAGCTGCCAGAAGGAGACGAGGTCATCAGTATCCTGAAGCAGGagcacacacagctccacattTGGATTGCTTTGGCG CTGGAGTACTACAAGCAGGGCAAAACAGAGGATTTTGTCAAGCTTTTAGAGGCGGCTCGCATCGATGGAAacctggactacagagaccATGAGAAAGACCAGATGACCTGTCTGGACACATTGGCAGCTTACTATGTCCAGCAAGCAcgtaaagagaaaaacaaagatgccaAGAAAGAGCTCATCACGCAGGCCACGCTTCTCTATACTATGGCAGACAAGATCATCATGTATGATCAG AACCATTTGTTGGGAAGAGCCTGTTTCTGCCTGCTCGAAGGAGACAAGATGGACCAGGCCGATGCTCAGTTTCACTTTGTCCTCAATCAGTCCACCAATAACATCCCTGCTTTGCTTG GTAAAGCTTGCATCTCCTTCAATAAAAAGGATTACAGAGGAGCACTGGCGTACTACAAAAAGGCCCTGCGTACAAACCCCGGCTGCCCAG CGGAGGTCAGGCTGGGGATGGGTCACTGTTTTGTCAAGCTCAACAAACTGGAGAAGGCTCGTTTGGCTTTCGGTCGAGCCCTGGAGCTTAATTCGAAGTGCGTGGGAGCTCTTGTTGGTTTGGCCGTTTTAGAGCTCAACAACAAGGAGGCAGACTCGATCAAGAACGGAGTGCAGCTCCTATCGCGGGCCTACACCATCGACCCCAGCAACCCCATGGTGCTCAACCACCTCGCCAACCATTTCTTCTTCAAAAAG GACTACAGCAAAGTGCAGCATCTGGCCCTCCATGCTTTCCATAACACAGAAGTCGAAGCCATGCAGGCTGAGAGCTGCTACCAGTTAGCTCGCTCTTTTCACGTGCAG gaGGACTATGACCAAGCGTTTCAGTATTACTACCAAGCCACTCAGTTTGCCTCGTCCACCTTTGTGTTGCCCTTCTTTGGCTTGGGGCAGATGTACGTGTATCGGAGAGACAAGGAGAACGCAGCACAGTGCTTTGAGAAGGTTTTAAAGGCCTACCCCAACAACTATGAAACTATGAAAATCCTTGGGTCTCTCTATGCAACATCTGACGATCAGGAAAAGAGAGACATCGCTAAA GGTCACCTGAAGAAGGTAACGGAGCAGTACCCAGATGATGTGGAGGCATGGATCGAGCTGGCTCAGATCCTGGAGCAGACTGACATACAGGGAGCGCTGTCTGCTTACGGTACAGCCACCCGCATCCTGCAGGAGAAGGTGCAGGCCGACGTTCCCCCGGAGATCCTCAACAACCTGGGGGCTCTTCACTTCAGACTGGGCAACCTGGGAGAGGCTAAG AAATATTTTCTGGCATCTCTGGACCGGGCCAAAGCTGAGGGAGAGCATGACGAGCATTACTACAACGCCATTTCTGTCACCACCTCCTACAATCTGGCTCGTTTGTATGAGGCCATGTGTGAATTCCACGAAGCTGAGAAACTCTACAAAAACATCCTCAGAGAGCATCCAAACTATGTGGACT GTTATCTGCGTCTTGGAGCGATGGCTCGTGACAAAGGAAACTTCTATGAAGCCTCTGACTGGTTCAAAGAAGCTCTGCAGATTAATCAg GACCACCCGGACGCCTGGTCTCTGATAGGAAACCTTCACTTGGCCAAACAGGAATGGGGACCGGGCCAAAAGAAGTTTGAGCGTATCCTGAAGCAGCCGTCCACACAGAACGACACCTACTCCATGCTGGCTCTGGGTAACGTGTGGCTGCAGACGCTGCACCAGCCCACCAGAGACCGGGAAAAG GAAAAGAGACACCAGGATCGAGCCCTGGCGATATACAAACAAGTCCTGCGAAATGATGCCAAGAACCTCTATGCCGCCAATGGCATCG GTGCCGTCCTTGCCCACAAGGGCTACTTCAGAGAGGCTCGGGATGTGTTTGCGCAGGTGAGGGAGGCCACAGCGGACATCAGTGACGTCTGGCTAAATCTGGCTCACATCTATGTCGAGCAGAAGCAGTACATCAGTGCTGTGCAGATG TATGAGAACTGCCTGAAGAAATTTTACAAATATCAGAACACTGAGGTGCTGCTGTACCTCGCGAGGGCGCTCTTCAAATGTGGGAAACTCCAAGAGTGCAAGCAGATGCTACTGAAG GCCCGTCACGTGGCGCCCAGCGACACGGTGCTGATGTTCAACGTGGCGCTGGTGCTTCAGAGACTGGCCACTCTTGTGCTGAAAGATGAGAAGAGCAACTTAAAGGCTGTGCTCAGCGCTGTCAAAGAGCTTGAGCTGGCTCACAG GTATTTCAGCTACCTCAGCAAGGCAGGAGACAAGATGAGGTTTGACCTCGCTCTGGCTGCTTCTGAGGCCAG GCAGTGCTCTGACCTGCTGAGTCAGGCTCAATACCACGTGGCAAGAGCCAGAaagcaggatgaggaggagaaggagcttCGGGCcaaacaggagcaggagagggaccTGCTGCGCCAGCAGTTGCTCAAAGAGCAG GAGGAAAAACggaacagagaggcagaggaacagAAGAAGCTCctggagcagagagctctgtaCGTGGAGAAGACCAAGAACCTGCTCACCTTCGCAGAAGGGTCGAAAGAAATGgccaaagaaaagaagaagggaggCGGTGGTGGAGGACGT CGTAAGAAAGGAGGTGACATGGATGAGTTCGTCAACGATGACTCTGACGAGGACCTGCCAatcaggaagaagaagaagagaaagggtGGAAGTGGCAGCGAGCAGGAGGAGGTCgaggatggagagaagaagaagaagaagaggaggcg ACCTGCtaaagcaggaggagaggatgaaagtGATGATGAGGAAGGAGGATCACGATCCAAGAAGCAGCGTAAACCCAAAGAACGCAAGAGGATCGAAAAG CCACAGCCTGAGCGTTTGCCACCATCTCTCAAAGGGAAGATCAAGTCTAAGGCTATCATCTCCTCTTCTGAATCATCTTCAGATGAGGATGGACTGAAAATAGCTGAAGACAG ACACCAAAGAGACAGTGGTTCAGGATCTGATGACGAGGGCGGCCACAGGAAGCGCATTGCATCCGACAGTGAGTCGGATGGAGGAAGGAACCGCTCCGGCAGCGAGGCGGGCAGCCCTCGGCGCTCCGCAGGCTCCGAGGACGACGACTCCGGCAGCGACCGCccagtgaagaagaggaggatccAGCGGCAGTCTGACTCGGAGCAGTCAGACAACGAAAGCAAGAGGAGTCGGTCAGGATCAGATGAAGAGTCTCGGCCTGGTTCGCCCGTCGCGGCGTCAGACCGGGGATCAGACAGAGTGTCTGAAGCGGGATCAGACAACGAGGGCTCCCCACGGCGATCTGACAACGGCTCTGAACCTGAAGCTTCCAACAATGATGAAGACAGCGATTAA